The sequence below is a genomic window from Mytilus edulis chromosome 2, xbMytEdul2.2, whole genome shotgun sequence.
GACCCCTTTTTTGGTGTGTGTATCTCTCACCTCGTTCGCGATTCCCTTGCCTGTAGTAATGTTTTATAGAATGAATCGTCGTTATCTATGTTTACCTTGTAAAACATTATGCATTTCGACACAACATGTTACAAAAGTCTTTACTTTTTTATTCTCAGACAAATTGTTTGGAAgttcgacttatttgtagaaacCTTATTACAACCGGGGTATCACATCTCACATTTACGGGGGTGCTGTTTATAGAGTCAGTAATTTAAGAAAGATCCATGTGAATTTATTGATTTGCAACATGTCGATAAGTATATCTTTACACTACGTCAATGATTTTTTCCGACTGTTTATCACCGTGAAGAACACCAAGTgcgagatttttgttatgtttgacACAGGGTGTCGGTTTTGAAGCGGAAAAAAAATCGATCAAAATAAGAAAAAgcataaaaaaatcctttttagGAGTTGTAAGCACCAAATAATGTAACGGAAGGAATCTAATGATAGTCTATTTCCTGCAGGCAGAAGCAAACGATTCCAGAGCTCATTTTTCACACCTCACCCATGCAGTTTGccttttttgtagattttaagaCTTCATATGCAAGTTTCAGGATTATTTAAGACATTTTTGCGATTTTTTTCCTTATGATTTATACAGAAATAAATTCCTATAATAGATTTTAATCAAATGCCAGCTTCTTGGGTCAACATTTATTGgatttaaagtaatttttttttatcgtaatgTAATTTGCCGCTCGaagtgtcagattttgcgtctcAAGAGAACGAAGGATTTATTTAAAACTGAGAGATTTGCCCATGATTTGGCCTTTATTTGAAAGTTTATAATTCAAACACAACAATTTTGTTATGACCAAGGACTCGTTACAAACGTAATGTATGGTATTTCATTTGACCCAATTTTTTATTAGAAACTTCTTCCTAACCATGATAGTAACTGAAAACGAATCAAATCATGTTCaggtataaaataaaacatactttgaGGCCCTTTCTCTATTTCTAACATAAACTGATTAAAACAATCACATTACTTAAAACACTAAAAAATTTGGCCAAATTAACTGAAGTACCTTAAGTTTGTGACGAGGCAATATAACTAAGTAAGTAAGTTTCAATTACAAAGTATAAGACAAAGACCAAATTATAggcaaacatattttttgttttaacaaatttcTTAGCCCTTCAGACGAAAAAGCTGACACCCGAGCgacacattatatttttataaaacatttatagtACAACCAATAAGTTTTGACCAAAAAGCTGGCAATTGGTTAAAGTATATGATAGGAATACATCACCATATACATCATACAGGGAAAATCgccaaaatgtttttttatccTGAAGTTTGCATATGAAGCAGTCTAAAACTAGGAAAACTGGGGAGAGGTTTTTGAGAAAACGGAGCACTGAAAACGTCTGCTTTGGCTTGATTGAAATAGATTTATGATGCGGTTCTTCTGTGCAATACATTATTTGGTGCATTTATTTCTCGAAAAGAAATTTTGATACCTTCACTTATCTTGGTCGATTTTTCTCAGCTACAAAACCGTCTGTGGCTTTCGACATGGTGTTTATGAAGTCTGACTAAATCCATTTGATATGTACTGATGGATATTTTAGTCTTATTTCTTTTGAAAGATCATTGATACTTTAATTTTCTGTCATTTTAAAACTctaaataaatattgaatataataaGAAATACTATGATTTTTTTCGCTCCTATGAATCTACATATATAGATTTGGCAAAgctttatgaatttttattttcagtggTTTCAACATTGTATTTGATTCGTCCTTCCAATTGTTTTGATGCAAGAGCACTGGCAAGAAGAAGACGTAAAGTGTACTAAATCACAAACCTATAATCTTGAATGCGCTTTCACATCCAATGCATTAATATTACTGCTGTTGGACGTATTTGTCAGCCCAGAAGTCACCGTACCTTTGTGATCACGTCATGAAATACCTTGATTCAGTCGTTTTCTGTTCATTTTCCGTTTATAAAATTTGTGTAATTTTTCGAACCATCAAGGAGGTTATTTTACCCGCCGGCATAGATGGTCAATATCACTTATTTGTCATAactttttgttgaaattttgtttctgttttcaaTGCTTTTTAACGCCGtatttatattaacattttaacTTTTGTAATTCGAGCGGCACTGCTTTGTCTATTATAGACATTATAGTTTGGCGTACCCAATTTAAAGCCTGTtaactttgataattttattaCAACCACGTGCACTGGGTTGGTGCTACTGCTTGTGGACATCCCCCCCATAATATCACCAGTCTTGTCGACACTgctgtatttatataaaatatcgttgatacaatgattttctttaaatgaaTGTTGAATTATTAATTCGAGTCACTACGGTtttttttctacctcaggcacaTATGGACCTTACCTAGAttattcataactttttttaattttgtttttcgaAGATCTTCAACTTCACATTTGATTCACAAATGTTTTGGTCCAAGCGACAACGCTGAGTCTTGTGTCGACGAAACGAGTATCCGGGTAACCAAATCAGACCAGTTTTAGTTCTTTGATGAATgtttaccactgggtcgatgccactactgtgGACGCAACCTCTAGCACAAGTGTCAGCATATTCAATTGCTTGTTTAGGGTTTGACACACTCCGAcatattggcactcataccccgGCTCATACTTCTTATTCttacatctatatatatagttttagtCAAATTGTAAAAGAACTTAAACGCCGTTTTTATTGTTAAACTATTTAAATCTTGTGTGTCTCCAGGCACAGCTGATCTACGCCagatttggtgtttttttttaaatgttttgttccTTATACTACTCAACTTCGTACGAATGTATTTGTTTTTGgactttcaattgttttaattcaagtgacatatacataaattttatgCAGACGAAATTCACATCTTACGTTCCGAATCATAAGCCaaatatctttgatgagttttttcttctttcaaagCATAATTGATCAATTCATTCTGGACTCAAAGAATCACGTATACTATCTAATAACTGTAAGATAAGCGCATTTTCTaggaagatatttaaaaaaatcaatggatGACGGAGTCTGGTTTTTGTATGTTGACTATGAAAGTTTACTCTATTGTTACGTAGCCTCATGCTGATTAATCATGGGCATGTACTAAATCGTATGTACATATATCACAGTTTTTCAAGGTGTTAAATTTGTGCTACGCCTAAATCTGATTTACAAAGTTTCTTGTTTGTTCTCTTGATTTCCCATGTGTCGTAAAATTTTAACTTAGTATGAACTTGCCAGACAAATATTAAGTTAATAAGATGAACATGTTAAGAGACACCAAAACGTTTCAAACATTTCAGTTCTCCAACGAGCGGCGTTATATTATCAACCAACAATTTGAATCATAAAATGAAGGATGTGCAAAATTGCACGAATTTTTCTCCGACTAACTACAGAGTGCCCTCATACATGGAAAATTAAATGGGCAAGCGATTTCTTACCCATTAATCTTATTTGAGTCGTTGAAATGCAAACGCCGGATAGCAAAATTCCTCATCGCATGTTCTATTTTATATGAAACACTTTATTTCAGCACCCATCTTGACGTAAGAATAGAATTAATATTGATGACAAGGAGTTTTCAAACGACCTTGACTACCCGTAAGGGCCTTGTACGGTCGGCTTTATTAAGTCATTAACTTTTTGCTTGATAATACAATTCTTCATAGTTTTAATCTGTAAACAAATTTAACTGATTATTGCTAGGCTGGAAGGAAAGTAATACTCTTGAACttcaaaaatttcaataaaatggaTATAAATTAATAACCATCAGTGCACATTTCAATATATAAAACTTGACCTTACTCTTCATGCACaaactaaacaaacaaacaacgaTTGTGTCATGTATTCACATTAACAAATTATAATACTGATATTCTAAAGTACAAACAAGTAGGATTTTAACAGCACAGTCAACGaattgcaaaacaaaaataaaagaaatagttATTACGATACAATCACAATTTTGGAATGTCTCTAGGTTCGATACGCATGCTTTCTGGTAGTTCTTTCTTCCTTCTTTCTCTTTCAGCCTCTATTGCCTCGTGATAATATCCATAGTAATCTCCTCTTCCTGCTCTCTGCGGCGGCGCCCAGGCATCAGACTTAGGCCAGGGATCTTGGAAGACGTCTTTTGGTGGCATTGTTGGTAAATTCCTCGTGTATCCTCCTAGTCGGAGATCTGGAATTCCAGTCTGTTTTAAACCAACGTCCTTGTGGTAATATGCTGAAATACAGAAACAATATAATCATGCTTTTACCTGGAAAGTATGGAAACAACAAGAAAAATGTATTCAATTGAAAATGATACAACTCTAACTTATTATTGAAAATACGTAATTGATTTTACCTTCAGATTTTTTTCTTGAAACAAGATTACTCATAAgtgcaaatttgaaaaaaaaatgtaatagatGGGGTCACTTTAAGAAATCATAATTTTTACAGAACACACGACTTTATTAAAGAAAGAAGGTATTTCCTGTTAAGAAACCGGATTCCTATGCAATGCTAAGAAATGGTTCCTACCACCAGGTGTGTCTCTGTTCCTCATGAAATCCACCCACTGGTCCTCAGACTGCATGTCAATAGCATCACGTTTGGTATCTCGAGGTAAGGACCTGTACTGATGGTACTTAATCCAGTCTATCTCTGATGGAACGTAATGAGCCGCTCCCATGTAGATGTTAGACTTTCCATCCCCACTTAGATAGTTGTGGGTAGGTATCGGGTTGTGAGGTCCACGTTCAAACAGATTCACACCACCACTTGTACCAAATTCTTTACGATGCATCTTTATTATCTGAAGaacaatatttgatacataaCTGTTTATATCAAATGCTAAAGACTATATCAATAAactaaacaaatattaatttcacAATAATAACTAGTGAGGTTCCATCCAAAATAACTGTGAAAGAAAAGGTTTCAATGAACATCTCGGAATCATTTGGTTAAGATTCGTAGATTATATTGTCTATCTTTAATATAATGAACGATAGTAACTTTATTTGATGACGGTTTGAACCTTCAACTAGAATGCTTAAAGGGGTAAAAACCTTATCATTTCTCGACCACTCTCATGTGATTAGTAAGTAAACTATAATAGATTTTCAAGTTATTCGTGTTTAATGAACAATACCGCAATTTGCTTTTCCATGTAAATCAGATTAATATATCTATAGAACACTTTTTAATTCAATCAAGTTAATTACTTTTTTATCAAAGGAAACAACACATCAACTGTAATAGCAGCTAAGTGACATTTTTGTAAGATATTTAACAGTGGCAGTGAAATGATTGTCCCTTTCTCCTAACAAAATTATACTACTAACACAGTGAACATACTTTTTCTTATTCTACAGAAAAGAAATTACTTCGTAGGAGGCCGTTAATTGCctaaactaaaaaaatatcaatttagatgtcaagttaaaagaaataaaaaagctTATCATAAATAACGCTGATAACAAATCTATTTAATTTGATGTCAGTATTAaatgtgtggaagcattttacAAGCCAAAGAGCTGATCTGTCAATCAAAGTCACCTTAGCATGTATGCATTATTACCAATGCTTTGTAAAAGACCGAGCTGaccctgggaacagtatatcaaACACTATATGTTCCAGATTGACCTGAATGTGCCAGTTCACATGGAAACAGTTCAGACCCAGAAAGATATTTCACACCAGACTGATACATCGTTGCCAAGTTCGTGCTCATGTTCATAAAATGCAACATGCTAAGTAGATTAAATCACTGATCAAATACCAATTTCGACATGAGAACTCATTTTGAATCCGCTAGGGTTTTTATTTACAACCTCCCTCACTCGAGGCGAGGAGTTTATTGAAAAGATTGGAAAACTACAGGAACAGAGATGTGCCATTGCATATCTTAAtggtttttttaaactataaacaattagtcaagtaaaatattttcatattttttcagcTCCAAATAATAATATtcctgtttttttatttaatataaatacattttctctTTTGTAAAATACCTTTCTGGAGtcacgaaaaaaaaaatcagtaaaataacCCTAAATACAGAGAGAGAACTTAGTATCTGGGAAGTGCTGATTATAGGCATGACAACTTTCCTTCTTGTATTGAACAAAatacgtgttttgtttgtttgtacgCTCTGCAAGATATTGTGCTTTTGGTCAAGTATCTTAGAGATGTTATTTTCTACAAATACGGCACACGAAACTGAACACGGATTTGTTGAATATTGTTTaataatttcagtcatttttcaaaatataggTATTCAACTTGTtcacattttgtttaggggccagctgaattcTGTCTCCGGGTGTGGAATTTTCTCGCCTGTGTTGACGGCCTTAAgatgttttctactctttggtcgggttactCTCTTTAAAACATTACCCATTTCCACTCTCAAATTTTGATTTAACGACATCTCAATAAGGTTTGTCTAGGTTAGGCATTTTATAAATTGCCTAAAAATTCAGTCATTGTATAAAATGTCTAAACTCAGAAAATGCCTGCATCATATACaagtataaaaagaaaatgagcAAACCTGCCTTGCCCTCTACGGGTACTCCGGCTCCCTCAAACGATAAAATTTGACCACAGTGAAAAAGTGAATTTATGCTGAAATTGGCGTAAATACCAagaattaacatgattaataaacAAATCAATTATATGCCATCATTTTTATATTAGCGTCAAATctgaattatttccctttgttatTGCATCGATTTTAAAAGATTACTTGTTCTGCTTGTTAATCAGTCATGCTCCTATATTATTTGGGCTACAGCCTCTTTGAACTATGATTTGAACAATGTGAtaataatatcattatatgtatttttaacaaagtatCTAAGTTAAGACGAACGTCTCCTTACTGTATTGTAAACTTACCTGACAAGGTAAAGGTATACCGTTATCACCAGGTGTCGTGATTAAGTGTACATTAGTAACCAATAATGTCAACATCCGGCGATCAATTGGAGATATAACTGTTTTAACCGGAAAAGAACGAACATCATCTATAAACGTTCAgattttaaaaggtaaaaaaacaataaacaatatatgAGCATTGTCACATACATATCTATCCTGATTGTGAGAATTTGATATAAGGCTTAGTATTCTTAAAAGCCGTATCATCACAAAGGATATCAAATTACATAGGGTTTAAATATCCCGACAGAATATGTGTATTGTTTACATATTAACATGACTCTAAAATTGATTGTTAAAGAAGTTGCACGGACGATGAATATGTGTGGCGTTCGTAGTTCGCACTAAAATCCCATGTTATGCTTGGAAATTGTCTTTAAATTTAAGGTGACAGCGCTGTTACTGATATTCTTCATCTAAACTGAAATGTTATGAgtagttgaataataatatatatatttttttttttatgtctataaATGTAAAGACGAATTCAAGCACTGATGTTTTCTATTGCACTATTGACAACATTACCATCGAACAAAGCATAAAAACAcaggatttaaaacaaatttcaaactaTATTCAAATTAAGCGAACTGGGAAAggtataaaacaaaatgtcacaagTTTATTCACTTATTAAACTTAGTATTagcttctatattttttttattagtttacgTAAAAGGGCAAATTCTACGGTtagctgtattatttatttatagctGAACAATGTATAGAGCAGAATTCGGCACGAGTGGAGGTACAAATATTAGAGAGCGAGGGCCATACAACTCTACTCCATTTTACAACTATCTCAGCGGAACTGGAAAGTCGCATGTCTACCGAGGTCCTGCGTACTATGTTCCATCAGAGAACAGATGGATGGCATTCCACGAATACCGATCATTACCACGTGAAACCAAAAGAGATGCTATTCTGTTCGAGTCTGAAGATGATTGGGTGACATATCAAAGGAAAAGGGATGCCGAACATCCACCTTCGGGTATGATATACTCATTAGATAATAAAATACGGACCATGCCTATATTTGTAATCGTAGAGGTATTTATTCTAGAATTTATCAACTGATTAAAATATTATGTCTTTCTTTAAAATATGGTTACCAAAAAGTGTCActtagaaattaaaattattcCCATTTCGGACTTCCTGTTGGGTATATCATGTTTTACTTGTAATCTAGAATATATGTCATTAACACCCGAGAttgaatataattaaaatataaatgaatgaaaatgatATCTTTTGCatagatatttttcaacattcaGTTTCAAAATTGATTTTGTAGGTATATATATGTCTGGTGTTCCAACACAATACACTGGTGTACCTGTTCCAACTTTACTACCATCGCAGTCTTCAGCGTGGAGTCGCCGTTGGACAGGATCAGGTTACTACTTACCTTCCGGAAATAAATGGTTCCGTGACCAGGACAGTCCAGGAATTCCGAGAGAATCAAGATTGTTTATTAACGAAGAGGATTGGATAAAATTTAAATATGCATCAGACAATCCTGTTATGCCTAGATAATTCAGACattataacttttaattttttattgcaatttcgATAACTTTTGAAAACAGCATGATATGTTGATAAGTAGACTAACATACCTTAATGATATTTGCACGCAATGGGAtataaatgtgttgtttttacatttgtcataccATTATCGGATAATGCATGTGGTGCTTATAAGAAAGCTAGAACACTATAGTATATATATACGACTCTTTGTTTCCAAAATGATATTTTATTCCAAGGTAACCTTAATTAAACAAACGTTGTTAGATTACTGTTGAAATGGTAATGAATCAATTACGTATCAAAAGCGACTTTCTTATGACTTTCAATATAAATTAGAGAATATTATATTCAAACCAAGTATTTCTAGTAGTCTTTCACATAAAATGGTGGTAaaccatttttgttgtttttgtttattgaataaatttgtTATCAGCATTATATATGTGTCTttaataatatgatttttttctttctacaaatccaaaattcatttcttttaatGGTAAATTATATCTCAAGTTGTAATTGACAGTTGTAGTAGGTATGAGCATTAGTTACCTAACATGCAAGTATAGTTAGTCTACAATTCTTTCAAAATTATATTAGCTTTTGTATGAATGAATGTGAGGTATAGTTGAACACTTTAGGTTTGTCATTTATGATGTTACTATGGTATGACCAATTTAGCAATTTTATACGTAGTCTTTGTGACATCTTAGTTTAATCTTGAATTCAAGAAGTGTGAACAACTCACACAAAACGAATACTTATTTAAAacacttgttattttgaaaaaatctaAAGGGAGTAATTTGATAGATTTAGAATACTTTTTAGGTTTCGAATTCTAGGGGCCAAAAACGTGTACTTTCCATAACTTTccgtaaaattaacaaaacaaaatataaatgataatgacGTCCCATCAAGAGGTAGATGCATAGAATCTATAACCATAACACAGTTAAAGCAACTCGTAAAGGCAATGTGGTTGCTGAAAGGTCCATCATTTAGGGCACTGCGAAAGGTTGTTTTGTGTAAGATAAATTTTCATTTCTGTAAAACTGCATATTTCACCAGATGAAAGCACGTATCACAGTCAGCTGAAAATATCACATCAAAAACGGTTAAACTGTTGTTACATCTTGCCTTTATCCTCCTCTTTTAGATGACAGACAATGTAATTATACcaaaaaatgaatattgtatTGATAATGATATATTGGTTTGATAATTGCAAATAGTGCTTTAGTATGGTACAAGCCGATCTGATGTGATCGTAAATGGACCAACTATCCATGTTCAGTTAAGCTGAGATGATTATTTACTATCTGACTCTCTATAGAGTGCACGGCCAAGAATGTATTAGAATTTATAATTTCATTCTAAAGAATTCAGCATTTACATTATACAACTACCTCATCGTTGACTGCTCTGTCGGTACGATCACAAAACTCTTGACGagtactttttaaaaatatatataccaaatataccaATAAATAAGCAGAACGGTAGTGTTGAACTGATTCAGAAGCTAAATGAGAATAATCTTATTAAAACGAAAGCAATGCATGCATGGATGGAAGTGAAAAGAAGGAAACAACTATACAGATAATTTTGAGGTTGCCCAGTATACACCGAGACCGCCCACTCGGTAACATTGGAGAATATATATGCTTAAAGGCAAGACACACATTGGAGGTACATTGATTGACATCTTTACAACCAATGAAGACGATATTTAAAGGTGTACTTTGATGGTTTCGCGGTGAGTCAAAACACACACATGTTTTGTTCAGCTCTGCCATATGGGAAACAAGTGTAGTAAGTTTTATTTGAATGTCTGATGTATCAAAAACTAACTGATAAGGTTTAACATTTGACAACAAATAATATTCCTATAAAACAAGGGATAGACATATGCGTGGTGGTGCGAGTAAACACACTGTTCTAGACATATGCGGTTTCAATATTAAAATCTGGGAACTAAATAGAATCTCAGTAAGATACCATATTGATTTAATAGGACTTGCCGAATCTTTTTcgaaaacaaattcaaaacaaacCAAACTTTATTGTAGGAAAATGTTGATCAGATTTGAAAGATAAAGGGCGTCTTGGAAGACTAATTATTTCAGACGAATCTCTGATTAACAGCCTAGAcgatatttacatatttatatttattgaaaagttaTCGTctttaaaacatgtt
It includes:
- the LOC139513632 gene encoding uncharacterized protein isoform X1, coding for MLTLLVTNVHLITTPGDNGIPLPCQIIKMHRKEFGTSGGVNLFERGPHNPIPTHNYLSGDGKSNIYMGAAHYVPSEIDWIKYHQYRSLPRDTKRDAIDMQSEDQWVDFMRNRDTPGAYYHKDVGLKQTGIPDLRLGGYTRNLPTMPPKDVFQDPWPKSDAWAPPQRAGRGDYYGYYHEAIEAERERRKKELPESMRIEPRDIPKL
- the LOC139513632 gene encoding uncharacterized protein isoform X2; translated protein: MHRKEFGTSGGVNLFERGPHNPIPTHNYLSGDGKSNIYMGAAHYVPSEIDWIKYHQYRSLPRDTKRDAIDMQSEDQWVDFMRNRDTPGAYYHKDVGLKQTGIPDLRLGGYTRNLPTMPPKDVFQDPWPKSDAWAPPQRAGRGDYYGYYHEAIEAERERRKKELPESMRIEPRDIPKL
- the LOC139513633 gene encoding uncharacterized protein, with translation MYRAEFGTSGGTNIRERGPYNSTPFYNYLSGTGKSHVYRGPAYYVPSENRWMAFHEYRSLPRETKRDAILFESEDDWVTYQRKRDAEHPPSGIYMSGVPTQYTGVPVPTLLPSQSSAWSRRWTGSGYYLPSGNKWFRDQDSPGIPRESRLFINEEDWIKFKYASDNPVMPR